One part of the Coffea eugenioides isolate CCC68of chromosome 10, Ceug_1.0, whole genome shotgun sequence genome encodes these proteins:
- the LOC113750777 gene encoding putative pentatricopeptide repeat-containing protein At3g49142 has product MHALIHKIHWNSPSCFLPVFNCLSKALLLPTATVPSEAASYSQVLDKWPDIRTLKKIHCRIILHLNLNSCISFGIKLMRAYAARGQTSITRQIFDRIPERNVVIFNVMIRSYVNNHLYHDAFFMFKSMNSSNTNPDYYTFPCILKACSASMDLWVGLQVHTQVLKMNLDGNLYVGNGLIAMYGKCGDEMPRRDVVSWNSMVVG; this is encoded by the coding sequence ATGCACGCTTTAATTCATAAAATCCATTGGAATTCCCCTTCATGTTTTCTGCCAGTTTTCAACTGCCTGTCAAAAGCACTACTCCTGCCCACTGCCACGGTCCCTTCGGAGGCCGCTTCTTACAGTCAAGTCTTAGACAAATGGCCAGATATTAGAACCTTGAAAAAAATCCACTGCAGGATCATCTTACATCTGAACCTCAACTCCTGCATTTCCTTTGGCATCAAGTTGATGCGAGCCTATGCTGCTCGTGGCCAAACCAGTATTACCCGCCAGATATTCGATAGAATTCCCGAGAGAAATGTCGTGATTTTTAATGTTATGATTAGAAGCTACGTCAACAACCATCTTTATCATGATGCTTTCTTCATGTTTAAGAGCATGAATTCGAGTAACACGAACCCTGATTATTATACATTCCCCTGCATTCTAAAAGCTTGCTCTGCCTCTATGGATCTGTGGGTTGGCTTGCAAGTTCATACCCAAGTCTTGAAAATGAATCTTGATGGAAATTTATATGTCGGGAATGGTCTAATAGCCATGTATGGGAAATGTGGGGACGAGATGCCCAGGAGAGATGTTGTCTCTTGGAACTCAATGGTCGTTGGATAA
- the LOC113750211 gene encoding 1-aminocyclopropane-1-carboxylate oxidase 5-like, with the protein MAIPVIDFSKLSGEERAKIMAQIANGCEEWGFFQLVNHGISEELLERVKRVASECYKLEREGGFKNSAKVKMLNELVEKKSSDRLENVDWEDVFLLSDDNENEWPSKTAQFKETMKEYRTELKKLAEKLMEIMDENLGLPKGYIKRAFNGGEEDNAFFGTKVSHYPPCPNPEKVIGLRAHTDAGGVILLFQDDKVGGLQILKDGEWIDVQPLPNSIVINTGDQIEVLSNGRYKSVWHRVLAMPDGNRRSIASFYNPSLKATIYPAPELVEKAADKEVNQENAYPKFVFGDYMSVYVQQKFLPKQPRFQAVKAL; encoded by the exons ATGGCTATCCCTGTGATTGATTTCTCAAAGCTTAGTGGAGAGGAAAGAGCCAAAATTATGGCACAAATTGCTAATGGATGTGAAGAATGGGGTTTTTTTcag TTGGTGAACCATGGGATTTCTGAGGAGCTTCTTGAAAGGGTAAAGAGGGTCGCATCTGAATGCTATAAGCTGGAAAGAGAAGGAGGTTTCAAAAATTCAGCTAAAGTTAAGATGCTGAACGAATTAGTGGAGAAGAAGAGCAGTGATAGACTGGAGAATGTGGACTGGGAGGATGTCTTCCTTCTCTCTGATGACAATGAAAATGAATGGCCATCCAAAACAGCCCAATTCAA GGAAACCATGAAGGAATATAGGACAGAACTAAAGAAACTGGCAGAGAAACTCATGGAAATAATGGATGAAAATTTAGGCTTACCAAAAGGTTACATCAAAAGGGCATTCAACGGTGGAGAAGAAGACAATGCATTTTTTGGCACTAAGGTCAGCCATTATCCACCATGCCCAAATCCTGAAAAAGTCATTGGCCTCCGAGCTCACACTGATGCAGGAGGTGTCATCTTGCTCTTCCAAGATGATAAAGTTGGAGGCCTGCAAATCCTGAAAGATGGTGAATGGATCGATGTTCAACCTCTTCCCAATTCTATTGTCATCAATACTGGAGATCAAATCGAAGTCCTGAGCAACGGGCGATATAAGAGCGTTTGGCACCGTGTATTGGCCATGCCAGATGGAAATAGAAGATCCATTGCTTCATTTTACAATCCATCACTCAAGGCAACAATATATCCTGCTCCTGAGTTGGTGGAAAAAGCTGCGGATAAAGAAGTCAATCAAGAAAATGCTTATCCTAAGTTCGTGTTTGGCGATTACATGTCTGTTTATGTTCAGCAGAAGTTTCTTCCTAAACAACCAAGATTTCAAGCTGTGAAAGCTCTGTGA